The Candidatus Desulfarcum epimagneticum region TCAGTTATTCAAATCAGAGCGAGACTTACTGATGATTTAGAGCATATAGATCGCTGTTGTGAACTGGCCAAATCGATCAGTAGCATGCGAGCAGCCTCTCGTAGGTTTCTTAACGAAGTACAAAGGATTGAAACCCGAAAAGTCTTGGTCTCGCTGTATCATTCACGAGGCAACGAGACAGCGGCATACTTCTTTGGCGCACTTGGTGAACTACGAGCCACATTCGGCATTCATATAGCGCAAATCGCCGTTCGACACGGAATCGATCTTGAAAAATCACTCGCATCAATTCTACCGGCGGATTCAACGGCAGAAAATCCTTGATGACCTACTCATTACATTGAGTATTGGCATGAGCATGCGCCCGGTTACACGGTAAATGATAATGGCAAAAAAAATATCAAAAAATGGCTCCGCAAATTCTCGTTGGATGAAATTACTTATGCAATGGATGTAGCTGCCGAGTCATATTTGAAATTTGATGAGAATGGTACCTTGACATCCGAGTCATGGGAGGAAGCTTTTGCCAAAGTCCCAGGCATTTGTCGAGTAGAGCGTGACAGCAAAGAAAATCCAGATTTAAAAGATTTATATTACATTAGGGGTATAGCAAGAAACCGCTGCGGCTATTTCAACAATTACCAAGCGTTAAACTGGCTTAAAGCAGCACGAAGCTGGGATGTAGAAATGGATGAACTCAGAGAAATAGCCTGTAATTGCCGAAATTGGACAAATTTTAAAAATAAAACAATTGACGCAATTGAGTATCAAAAAGAACTTCAGGGGTATGAAGAAGAATAGAAAATGTCGAACCATTGCATCCACCATACGGCAAGAAGCGCGGCGGCACTAACGCGGCAAGCTCGGGTGGGCCGCTGGTGATGCAGGTCGTTAGGCGCAAGACCGAACGGAGTGAGGACAGCATTGGAATTCACATCAGCACTCGAATCTAAGATTACCGAGCAACTCCAATCGCAACGTGTTGGCTATCTATTAGGGGCTGGCTCGTCATACCTTAATGGTAATGGTTATCCGCTCTCCTTCGAGTTATGGGACAAGATCAAAGACCACATTTCCGATGTTGAGAAGCGCGATGAAATACAACGAAAAATCGATTTTCCGGGAACTAAGGGCATAGAGCATGCCCTTGACTTGCTCGACGGTGGTGGACCGGAAGAAGGCGATCATCGCCACCTTGTGGCAAAGGCAATCGCCGACCTGTTCCTGCCCCTTGCTCCTCCGCTGGACTCTCATGTTGAGTTTGTAAGGCGAGGGGCAGCCAAATCGGTGCCGCACCTGAAAGTCTTCAACCTGAACTATGATCCGCTCATCGAGCGAGCAGCAGAACTCGGGGAGGTGCGCCTGTACGATGGCTTTGCTGGACACGAGCATGCGTACTTTGATGCAGCTACTTTCGAAGAACGAATTTTCAGGGTCAGGGGAACCCACAAAGGGCGACAAACTGATGAAACCGCAAAACCACTTCATCTGCTCAAATTGCATGGGTCTCTCGGATGGTATCACTGTGATACGCATGGTGTACGTCGTTGTGGCTTCGGCGTCTCTATTCCAGATAACACCAAGCGTCTGATGATTCCTCCGCAACGGCGCAAGGCGGATGATACCATGACTCAACCCTATCAGGCATTGTGGTCTGCTTTTCGAGGCGCGCTCGGACAGGATCACAATCCCTTGCATCGCCTTGCCTGCATCGGCTACGGATTTTCGGATGAACACGTCAACACTGTCATCGAGAGCGCGCTCGCACGAACTGACTTTACAGTGTTGATATTTGCAAAGGACTTGTCGGATGAAGCTTGGAATCGCTGGAGTGCAAAGAGCAACGTGATCATTGTGACCGAGGATCGTTGCGCTATCAAGAGCGAAGTCGGAGCGGGACACCCCAACCTGTGGAAATTTGAATATCTCTCGAAAAGGATCTGAACTATGCCAAGCGAAACTAATACCGTCATAGGGCATCTCGTTGATGTGCAAGGCAATCTGCTAACGGCAACTCTCGTTGAGGATGAACAGGGTCGTGTACCGACCATTACCATTGGGGACGAAGACATAACCGTAGGTCAGATTGGCTCCTATGTTGTCATTCGGCAGGGCTTGGTGCAGATTATCGCGATGGTTTCGAGGATGACCGAGCAGGAAGCACTTGCCGTACCGACTATTGAAACTCCCGGGGAGCCAGATGCGCGACTGCCCTACGCTAAGCGTATTGCCCGATTGACACCGATAGGTTCGATATCCACTGACGGCTACTTTGAGCGCGGAGTCGGTCAGTATCCGACAACTGGTGCTGAGGTTCACGCTATTGGATCCGCCGAGATCACGAAGATGTTCGAGCGGTTTCATGCCGAGGGGTTCACAGTCGGAGCACTGACGACCCACCCTTCAATCAAAATTTCTTTGTATGCCACCAATCTCTTCGGCAGGCATTTTGCTATTCTAGGTCAAACCGGTTCAGGCAAGTCCTGGACAGTGGCCTCGGTCGTGCAGAAGACGGTTGCTGAGATGCCAAGGGCGCACATCATCATTCTAGACTTGCAC contains the following coding sequences:
- a CDS encoding conserved hypothetical protein (Evidence 4 : Unknown function but conserved in other organisms) translates to MAKAIADLFLPLAPPLDSHVEFVRRGAAKSVPHLKVFNLNYDPLIERAAELGEVRLYDGFAGHEHAYFDAATFEERIFRVRGTHKGRQTDETAKPLHLLKLHGSLGWYHCDTHGVRRCGFGVSIPDNTKRLMIPPQRRKADDTMTQPYQALWSAFRGALGQDHNPLHRLACIGYGFSDEHVNTVIESALARTDFTVLIFAKDLSDEAWNRWSAKSNVIIVTEDRCAIKSEVGAGHPNLWKFEYLSKRI
- a CDS encoding hypothetical protein (Evidence 5 : Unknown function): MDELREIACNCRNWTNFKNKTIDAIEYQKELQGYEEE